Genomic segment of Sphingopyxis lindanitolerans:
TCTTGCCGCCGCCGCGCCGCGCCCGGCGAAGGCGGAGGGCCCCGCTTTGCCGCCGGTCGCCGCGAAACCGGCCGCCGATCCCGCGCCGCTTCGGTCTGCCCCGCTCCGGCCCGCGGCCGATGGCGGCGCATCGATGGCCGTCCTCTTCGGTCCACCCGCCGCGCCCGGCGCCGTCGCCCCCGCTTTCGCCCAGGCGGCCGCACCGGTCGCCGAGCGCCTGCTCGACATGGGCAGCGACGACCAGTGGATCGGCCAGCTCGCGGCCGACATCGCCGCGACCAAATCGGAAACCGGCGACCTCAGCTTTCGCCTGATGCCGCGCCATCTTGGCCGGCTCGACGTCGCGATGCGGATGGACGACAGCGGCGGCGTCTCGTTGAAGCTCGACACCCAGCATGAAGCGACCGCGACGATCGTCACCGCCGCACAGCCGCGGCTTGTCGAGGATCTGCGCCAGCAGGGCGTGCGCGTCGTCGGCACCGAGGTCGCGCATACCCCCGCCGAGACCGGGCGCCAGCAACAGCAACAGGGCCAGGGCGGCCGGGGCACCGCCCCGAACAACGCCAGCCATCTGATCGAAACCGCCGCCGAGCGCCCCGGCGCCCATAGCAACCAACGCGCCGCGGACCGCCGCGGCCGCTTTGCCTGACCAGGAAAGGCCTGACCATGAGCAAGGACAAGACGACCGAAACCGCCCCCGCGAAAGGGAGCAAGATGAAGAAGATGCTGATAGTGGGTATCGGCGGGACCGCGCTGATCAGCGCCGGCGCGGGCGCCGGCATCTATCTGGGCGGCGGTCTTTCCAGCCACCAGGCGAAGCCCGAGGATCATTATCCCAAGCTCGTCGTGCGCAGTTTCGGCGATGCCGAACCGGCGGCCGAGGGTGGCGAGAGCGGCGAACCGGCACTGAAGGTCGGAACGGTGTCGGTGCCGAACGATCATTTCAAGATCGATCCGCGCAAATATGAGATCACCTATTTTCCGATTCCCGACGCCTTCACGACCAACCTCGCCGACGGGTCGGGCTTTCTGCAGGTCGGGATCAGCCTGTCGACCTATTATGACGGCAAGGTGATCACCAACATCAAGCATCAGCTCGTGCCGATCCGCTCGGCAGTGCTGATGGTGCTCGCCGAACAGGATCCGGCGCTGCTCTCGACCTCGCAGGGCAAGCAGCTTCTGCAACGCCAGCTCACCGCCGCGATCAACGACGTGCTGCGCGACAAGGAAGGCTTCGGCGGCGTCGACAATGTCTATTTCACCAGCCTGGTGATCCAGTGAGCCTCGAGCCGAAACCCGTCGATGCGTCGGCCAAGCAGGCGGCCGACGCGAAAGCGTCGCTGCTGCTGCGCAAGGCCGAGACCGGCTATGCCTTCCCGGTGCTCGACAGCGTCGGCAACCAGTTCGCGCGCAGCTTGCGCGACCTGATCCGCGCGCTCGGCGCGCCGACGGTGCAGATCGAGCGCGAGGCCGCGGTGCAGATGCGTTTCGCCGACTGGTGCCAGGCGGTGACGCCCGGCCTGTTCTGGCGCTATCACGCGCCGCCGCTCAAGGGGCCGGTGCTGCTCGCGGCCGCGCGCCCGCTGCTGCTCCAGCTCGTCGACATCTTCTATGGCGGCAAGGGCCAGCTCGCCGCCGAGCGCGAGGATCTGACCGACGCCGAGGAGCGCTTTGCCGCGCGGTTCGGCCGCGACATGGGCCAGCAGCTCGCCGCCGCGTGGAAGATGGGGATCGAGCCCGAACTCGACTGCGTGACCAGCGACCCGGCCAAACTCGCCGCGGTGCGCGCCGACGACGAACTGCTCGTCCAGCGCTTCACATTGCGCGGCGGCGTGTTCGAGGGGCGGACGATCCTGTGCGCCTATCCGCAGGCGGCGCTGCGCGGAATCGCGGGCGCCGAACCCGTTCCCGAACTGCGCGACGCGCCCGCGATCGACCCCGTCTGGACCGCGACGCTGAACGGCGCGCTCAAGACGGTGCGCCTGCCGGTCCGCTCGGTTCTCGCCCGCCCGGAAATTTCTTTGGTCAAACTCCTCTCTTTGGAGGTCGGTGATATCATTCCGTTAACCATTCCACGCAATGTTCCGGTAACCGTCGCCGGGCGCAGTTTTGCGTCGGGCGGGATCGGCGAATCGAATGGCAACGCCGCCATCTTGATTGAGACTATCGAAAAGGGATCCGACGATGACTGACATGAGCGAAGCCCCCGCCCGGCCCGACCGGCGCGACAGGAGCATCGCCGGCGCGCCCAATTTCGACCTGCTCGCCGGCGTCTCGCTGCGCGTGTCGGTCGAGGTCGGATCGACGTCGATGACGCTCGCCGAGCTGCTGTCGCTGTCCGAAGGCAGCGTCGTCGAACTCGACCGCGCCGCGAACGAACTGCTCGACATCTACGCCAACGGCACGCTGATCGCCAAGGGCGAGATCGTCAGCGTCGAAGGCCGCTACGGCATCCAGATCGCCGAAGTCGTCGCGCCCGCCCAGGGGTTCGCGGGCTTCGAGCGGAGGGGCTGATGCTCGAATATATCCTCCGTCTGCTGATCCTGCTGCCGCTCGTCGGCGGCATGGCGTGGGGCAGTATATGGTTGTGGAAGCGCGTCCAGATGGGCGTGCCGCTCACCGGCGGCGCCAAACAGGCGCGCGCGATCGAAATGGTCGGCGTGCTGCCGCTCGGCCCGGGCACCAAGCTCGCGGTCGTCGAATTCGCGGGCCAGCAGATATTGCTCTCGGTTTCGCGTGGCCAGGTGACGCGCCTCGCCGACAACAGCCAGGGCGACTTCCATGTCGGCTAAGAGCCTTTCGGGGCGCTCGCGCTGGTTCCGCCGCGCCGCCCTGGTGGGCGGCTTTGCGCTGATCGCCGTCGCGGTGCCCGCGCTCGCGCAGGATGCGGAGGGAAGCGGGCTGACGCGCGCGGTCGCGGAAATCGGCGGCGACGGCCGTCCGCTGACGCTGTCGCTGCAAATCCTCATCCTGATGAGCTTGCTGACGGTGCTGCCGTCGCTGCTCCTGATGATGACCAGCTTCACGCGCATCATCATCGTGCTGTCGATCCTGCGCCACGCGCTGGGCTTGCAGCAGACGCCGCCGAACCAGGTTCTCGTGGGCCTCAGCCTCTTTCTGTCGCTGTTCGTGATGCAGCCGGTGATCAGCGAGGTGAACCGCGTCGCGATCGAACCCTATGGTCAGGAACAGATCGACATCGGCACCGCGATCAGCCGCTCGGGCGACGCGCTGCACGGCTTCATGATGACGCAGACGCGCAAGACCGACCTGATGATGTTCGCCCGGATCGCGAAAGCCCCGGCCTATGCGAGCCCGAAGGACGTGCCTTTCGCGATCGTGCTTCCCGCCTTCGTCACCAGCGAGCTCAAGACCGCTTTCCAGATCGGCTTCCTGATCTTCCTGCCCTTCCTCGTCATCGACCTGATCGTCGCATCGGCGCTGATGTCGCTCGGCATGATGATGTTGTCGCCGACGGTGATATCGATGCCCTTCAAGCTGCTGCTCTTCGTCCTCGTCGACGGTTGGGCGCTGACGATGGGCTCGCTCGCCTCCTCCTTCGGGACATAGCGTCATGGAAGCCGATTATTTCGTCGGAATCGCCCAGCAGTCCTTGTGGGTGCTCGCGCTCGCCTCGGCACCGATCCTGATCCCCATACTCGTGGTCGGCGTCCTTCTCGGCATGGTGCAGGCGGCGACCTCGATCAACGAACAGACACTGAGCTTCGTGCCCAAGCTGATCGTCACCGCCGTCTGCCTGGCGATCTTCGGCAGCAGCATCCTGGTGCTGCTCACCGATTTCACGAAGGACATTTTCGCGCAAATCCCGAATCTGGTCCGCTAGCGGCGCGATGAACCCCGCCGACGTCCCGAATATCGAGGCGATCCTCCAGCTCTGGATGCTGGGGATGATCCGTCCCGGCGCCGCCTTTCTCGCCGCGCCGGTGTTCGGCGCCGCGAACGTGCCGGTACAGCTTCGCCTCGTCATCGCGCTTGCGGTCGGCGTGCCCGCGGTCGCGGCGTCGGGGATGGCGCTGCCTGCCGACGGCATCGTCTCGGTCCCCGGCCTCTTCTTCATCATCGGCGAGGCGGTGATCGGTCTCGCGATCGGCTTCGTCCTCCAGATGGGGCTCGCCGCCGCCTTGCTCGCGGGCGAGGCGATCAGCAACACGATGGGCCTGGGTTTCGCGTCGATGGTCGATCCGCTGAGCGGCGCGTCGAGCACCGTCGTCGGCCAGTTCCTGTCGATGCTTGCGACCGCGCTCTTCCTCGCCGCCAACGGCCATCTGCTGCTGATCCAGATCATCGTCGACAGCTATCAGGCGCTGCCGCCGGGTCATGCCTTTCCTTCCTTCGCTGCGATCGGCGGTCTGCTCCGCTTCGCGAGCCTGATGTTCGCGGCAGGGCTGACGATCGCGCTGCCGGTCGGTTTCGTGCTGGTCCTCGTCCAGATGATCATGGGCGTCATCGGCCGTTCGGCCCCGGCGATGAATCTGTTCGCGGTCGGCCTGCCCGCAACGCTGCTGGCGGGCGTCGTCCTGCTCGGCATGGCAACCCCGGCGATGGCAGAGACGATCGCCCGCTTCCTGGCCGCCGCGCTCGACATGGCGCAGACGATCGCCGCGGGACGCTGAGCGATGGCGGGGACGACCGAAAAGGACCAGAAGACCGAGCTTCCAACCCACAAGAAGCTTATGGACTCGGCCCGCGAGGGCGACGTGCTGCTGTCGAAGGAGCTGACGACCGCGCTGATGATGCTCGCCGGCGCGGGCTGGCTGTTCGCCGCCGGCGGCTGGCTCGTCCAGTCGGCGAGCGAGTTGGTGAAACGCGGGCTGACCCTCGACGCCGACGATATCGCCCATTTCGCGCCTGGCGAGGCGGTGATGCGCAACGGCGTCGAAATCCTGTTGCCGCTCGCCAGCCTGTTTGCGCTCGCGATCGGCGCGAGCATCGCAGCTCCCGCGATGCTCGGCTCGCTCGGCTGGCGCGGCAAGGCGCTGGGCTTCAAGGGCAACCGGATCAATCCGCTGACCGGCCTCAAGCGCATCTTCGGGCCGCAGGGCCTCATCGAACTGGTCAAGTCGCTCGCCAAGGTGCTGCTGCTCGGCGCCATCGGCTATGGGCTCATCGCGAACAGTCTGCCCGCCATCATGTCGATGGCGCAGGCCGATCTCAACGCCGCGATCGGCCTCGCCGGTCGCGCCGTCGGCCATTCGATGCTCGCGATGGCGGGCGGCCTTCTCCTCATCGCGCTGATCGACGTCCCCGCGCAATGGTATCAGCGCACCCGTCGCCTGATGATGAGCAAGCAGGAGGTGAAGGACGAGATGCGCGAATCGGACGGCGCCCCCGAACTCAAGCAGGCGCAGCGCCAGCGCGCGCACGACATCCTCAGCGGCTCGGCGCGCAAGGCGGTGTCCGACGCGACCGTCATCCTCACCAACCCGACCCATTTTTCGGTCGCGCTTCGCTATCGTCCCGGCCAGGACGCGGCGCCCGTCGTCGTCGCGCGCGGGCGCGGCGACGTCGCGCTGTCGATCCGCGAGCTTGCGCGCACCGCAAATGTGCCGATCCTCGAATATCCGCAGCTCGCCCGCGCCATCTATTTCACCGCACGCGCCGGGCGGACGATCCCCGAGGAACTGTTCATCGCGGTCGCGACAGTGCTCGCCTTCGTCTTCCAACTCGAGCGTGCGGTGGCCGAGGGGCAGGGGCAGCCGATGGTCGACGTGCCGGACACGCATCGCTTCGATGCCGAGGGGCGGCGGCACGGCTGATCCCCGCCGCGCCTCTGCAAAAGGAGGCGATGACTTGGCCTTAATCTCCCGCCGGGGCCGCCGTTAAGAGGTTCGAAGGATATCTGCCATGGTCACCTCAATTGCCAATGCCCTCGGCGCCGGATCGGGGATCGACATTCCCAAGCTGGTGAGCGACCTTGCGAGCGCTTCGCGCGATCCCAAAGTGTCGCGGATCGCGGCGCTGACGCAGCAGAACCAGGCGCGGGTCAGTGCCGTTGCGCAGGCGCGGTCGGACCTCGAAGGCTTTGCCGATTCGCTCGAGCAGATGATCTCCGACGGATCGCTGCGCAGCACGCCGACCGTTTCCGACGACAGCGTGCTCGCGGCGACGGCGCGCGCGGGGCTTAGCGCCGACAGTTTTTCCGCCTCGATCGTCGTCGACAGCCTGGCGCGCGCACAGACCGCCTATTCGGGCATCGTCGCCGACAAGAGCGCCGCGATCGGTCTTGGCACGATGACGCTGACCGTCGGCGGCACGAACAAGACGATCACCATCGACGCGACGACCAACAGCCTCGAAGGGCTGGCGACCGCGATCAACGCGAGCGGCGCCGGCGTCACCGCGTCGATCGTCTCCGACACCGGCGGCAGCCGCATCGTGCTGAAGGGCGCGACGGGCCAAGCCAACGCCTTCACCCTGACCGCCGACGCCGGCGCCGACCCGGCGCTCGCGGCCTTTTCCTATGGTACGGGCGGCGGCATGGCGCTCGGCCAGTCGGCCACGAACGCGACCTTCACGATCGACGGTGTCGGCTACAGTCGCCCCACCAACAACATAGACGACGTCATCCCCGGCATGGCGCTGACACTCAAGAAGGCCGCCCCCGGACAGCCGGTCGATATCGGGGCCAGCCGCCCGCTCGACATGATCCGCCAAACGGTCGGCGATTTCGTCTCGGTCTATAACCAGCTCAAGAAAAGCCTGTCGTCGGCCGCCAGCCTGTCGGGCATGACCAGTTCGCTACGCGCGCTCGAACGTGAGCTCAGCGATATGGTGAACAAGGTGCTGACCAGTGGCAGCGGCATCTCGCGATTGTCGGACATCGGCATCTCGTCGACCAAGGATGGGACGCTCGCGGTCGATTCGGTCAAGCTCGAAAAGGCGCTCGCCGCCGACGCGGGCGCGGTCGAAGCGCTGTTCAGCCCGCGCCGCGACGCAACACACACCGCAACCACCGATCCAGGCATCGCCGGCATCCTCGACGCGATCCGCGACAAGGCGGTCGCGAGCGATGGCACGATCGGCCGCGTATCGAAATCGCTGGCCGACAAGAGCAGTTCGCTCGCCGACCAGCTCGAAAAGGTCGAGGAACGCGAGGCCGCCTACAAGGCGCGGCTCGAAAAACAATATAGCGCGCTCGACGTCAAGCTGAACGCATTCAAGGCAACCCAGGCCTATCTTGAGCAACAGATCAAGATGTGGACGAACCAGAACAACGACTGATGACCTCCATGGCCGCTACTCCCTCGACCGTCCGCGCGACGGGCCTCTATCGCCGCCTGCAGCACGAAAGCCGTGCGCTTGCCGCCGACCCCGTCGAACTCGTCACCATGCTCTATGACGAGCTTGAGACGGCGGTCGGGGTGCTCGCCTCGATGGTGCGGCAGGGGCAGCGCATCTCGGCGACCGAACCCGCCCGCCGCGCGCGCACCATATTGATCGGGCTCGACACGAACCTCGACCACGAGGCCGGCGGCGATGTCGCCACCGCGCTGTCGCGCGTCTATCGCAGCATGCGCCGCAAGCTCGACGACGCGGTCCTGGCGAACAGCGCCGAATCGCTCGACGAGTTGCTGAACGGCATTGTGACGATCAGCTCGGCCTGGCGCCAGCTGCGCTAAACCGCTTTCCTCCAAAAGGGTTCGGCACCGGCCCCCTGTTCGAGGCCGCCGATGTGGGAACGGACGGCCGGGAAACGGGAAGCCGGTGCCGAATTCAGCGGCGCCGAAAACTGGTGGGGTAGTCGTCAGGCGGCCTGCTGCTGAACTCCATATTTGCGCATCTTTTCGATCAGCGTCGTCCGCTTGAGCGTCAACAGGCGCGCAGCTTCGGAGATGATCCCGTCGGCGAGATCAGGCGCATTGTGGATCTGTTCGAGCTCGATCGTCTCGATCTCGCGCTTGAGGTCGATCGGGCGGCCGGGCGCGGGCATTTTCGCGACATGCGCGGCCGCCAGATGATCGTCATCGTCGGCGGGCACCGCGGCCGGGCCGCTCGTGAAAGCCGGACGCGGCGCCAGCACCGCAGTGGGGTTCAGCAGGATCGCGACATCCTCCGCGCCGAGCGTTTCGCCGCTATGGAGCACGCTCGCGCGCTCGACGAAGTTGCGAAGTTCGCGGACGTTGCCGGGCCAGGCATGCTGCATCAGGACGGCGATCGCGCCTTCGTCATAGCGACATTTGGCGTCGGCGGGCATCTTGCGCTGGAAATGGCGGATCAGTGCCGGAATGTCCTCGACGCGGGCGGCGAGGCTCGGCACCTGGATGACGACGACGCCGAGGCGGAAGAACAGGTCTTCGCGGAATTTGCCGTCGGCGATCGCGTCTCCCAGATCCTGGTGCGTCGCGGAGATCAGGCGGATGTCGACCGAGCGGACATCGCTGCTGCCGACGCGAACGATCGTCCGTTCCTCGAGCACGCGGAGCAGCTTGACCTGCATATCGAACCGCATGTCGCCGATTTCGTCGAGAAACAAAGTGCCGCCGTTGCTCGCCTCGAAATGGCCGATGCGGCGGGCGTGGGCGCCGGTGAAGCTGCCCTTTTCATGGCCGAAGAGTTCGGATTCGATGAGATCGCTGGGGATGGCGCCGCAGTTGATCGCGGTAAAGGCCTTGTCCGACCGCACGCCTTCGTCGTGGACGGCGCGGGCGACCAGTTCCTTGCCCGAGCCCGACGGGCCGCAGAGCAGCACCGACGCATTCGAGCGGGCGACCCGTCGAATCATTTCGCGCAGCCGCTGGATCGCCGGGCTGTGCCCGATGATCAGCGCCTCGAGCGCCGATGGCGCTGCCCCCTTATTCTGCCCCACAGTCATTTTCGTCTCCACCGCGCCCCCCATTCGGCGCTTCCGATGCCGATAGAGATTGATGAAAATGGTAAACGAAAGATTATCCAATCAGCCACAACCCTTTGAAAACGAAGAGTTATTGCCAAATTGGCAGCAATGATAGCAGAAACACGCTGTTAACGTTTTTGGACGTTGCCAAATTGGCACTAATTCCCAGTCTCGATCCGCCACCCGAGGGTGATCGAGATGCGCCGGTTGCGCGGGTCGAATCGATCGGCGGGGTTGTAGGGCTCGCGGTCGGCGACCCCTTCAATCCGCGCATAGCGATCCCCGTTAACGCCCCGATACTGGAGAAAGTTCCGAACCACCTCGGCGCGATCGACCGACAGGCGCCAATTGTTCATCCCGGTCTTCGCCGACCAGGGCGCGGCGTCGGTATGTCCGCGGATCATC
This window contains:
- the flhB gene encoding flagellar type III secretion system protein FlhB → MAGTTEKDQKTELPTHKKLMDSAREGDVLLSKELTTALMMLAGAGWLFAAGGWLVQSASELVKRGLTLDADDIAHFAPGEAVMRNGVEILLPLASLFALAIGASIAAPAMLGSLGWRGKALGFKGNRINPLTGLKRIFGPQGLIELVKSLAKVLLLGAIGYGLIANSLPAIMSMAQADLNAAIGLAGRAVGHSMLAMAGGLLLIALIDVPAQWYQRTRRLMMSKQEVKDEMRESDGAPELKQAQRQRAHDILSGSARKAVSDATVILTNPTHFSVALRYRPGQDAAPVVVARGRGDVALSIRELARTANVPILEYPQLARAIYFTARAGRTIPEELFIAVATVLAFVFQLERAVAEGQGQPMVDVPDTHRFDAEGRRHG
- the fliN gene encoding flagellar motor switch protein FliN, which codes for MTDMSEAPARPDRRDRSIAGAPNFDLLAGVSLRVSVEVGSTSMTLAELLSLSEGSVVELDRAANELLDIYANGTLIAKGEIVSVEGRYGIQIAEVVAPAQGFAGFERRG
- the fliS gene encoding flagellar export chaperone FliS; amino-acid sequence: MAATPSTVRATGLYRRLQHESRALAADPVELVTMLYDELETAVGVLASMVRQGQRISATEPARRARTILIGLDTNLDHEAGGDVATALSRVYRSMRRKLDDAVLANSAESLDELLNGIVTISSAWRQLR
- a CDS encoding flagellar basal body-associated FliL family protein; translated protein: MSKDKTTETAPAKGSKMKKMLIVGIGGTALISAGAGAGIYLGGGLSSHQAKPEDHYPKLVVRSFGDAEPAAEGGESGEPALKVGTVSVPNDHFKIDPRKYEITYFPIPDAFTTNLADGSGFLQVGISLSTYYDGKVITNIKHQLVPIRSAVLMVLAEQDPALLSTSQGKQLLQRQLTAAINDVLRDKEGFGGVDNVYFTSLVIQ
- the fliR gene encoding flagellar biosynthetic protein FliR, with translation MNPADVPNIEAILQLWMLGMIRPGAAFLAAPVFGAANVPVQLRLVIALAVGVPAVAASGMALPADGIVSVPGLFFIIGEAVIGLAIGFVLQMGLAAALLAGEAISNTMGLGFASMVDPLSGASSTVVGQFLSMLATALFLAANGHLLLIQIIVDSYQALPPGHAFPSFAAIGGLLRFASLMFAAGLTIALPVGFVLVLVQMIMGVIGRSAPAMNLFAVGLPATLLAGVVLLGMATPAMAETIARFLAAALDMAQTIAAGR
- a CDS encoding flagellar biosynthetic protein FliO, with protein sequence MLEYILRLLILLPLVGGMAWGSIWLWKRVQMGVPLTGGAKQARAIEMVGVLPLGPGTKLAVVEFAGQQILLSVSRGQVTRLADNSQGDFHVG
- the fliP gene encoding flagellar type III secretion system pore protein FliP (The bacterial flagellar biogenesis protein FliP forms a type III secretion system (T3SS)-type pore required for flagellar assembly.) — its product is MSAKSLSGRSRWFRRAALVGGFALIAVAVPALAQDAEGSGLTRAVAEIGGDGRPLTLSLQILILMSLLTVLPSLLLMMTSFTRIIIVLSILRHALGLQQTPPNQVLVGLSLFLSLFVMQPVISEVNRVAIEPYGQEQIDIGTAISRSGDALHGFMMTQTRKTDLMMFARIAKAPAYASPKDVPFAIVLPAFVTSELKTAFQIGFLIFLPFLVIDLIVASALMSLGMMMLSPTVISMPFKLLLFVLVDGWALTMGSLASSFGT
- a CDS encoding flagellar biosynthetic protein FliQ — translated: MEADYFVGIAQQSLWVLALASAPILIPILVVGVLLGMVQAATSINEQTLSFVPKLIVTAVCLAIFGSSILVLLTDFTKDIFAQIPNLVR
- the fliD gene encoding flagellar filament capping protein FliD; the encoded protein is MVTSIANALGAGSGIDIPKLVSDLASASRDPKVSRIAALTQQNQARVSAVAQARSDLEGFADSLEQMISDGSLRSTPTVSDDSVLAATARAGLSADSFSASIVVDSLARAQTAYSGIVADKSAAIGLGTMTLTVGGTNKTITIDATTNSLEGLATAINASGAGVTASIVSDTGGSRIVLKGATGQANAFTLTADAGADPALAAFSYGTGGGMALGQSATNATFTIDGVGYSRPTNNIDDVIPGMALTLKKAAPGQPVDIGASRPLDMIRQTVGDFVSVYNQLKKSLSSAASLSGMTSSLRALERELSDMVNKVLTSGSGISRLSDIGISSTKDGTLAVDSVKLEKALAADAGAVEALFSPRRDATHTATTDPGIAGILDAIRDKAVASDGTIGRVSKSLADKSSSLADQLEKVEEREAAYKARLEKQYSALDVKLNAFKATQAYLEQQIKMWTNQNND
- a CDS encoding sigma-54 interaction domain-containing protein; this translates as MTVGQNKGAAPSALEALIIGHSPAIQRLREMIRRVARSNASVLLCGPSGSGKELVARAVHDEGVRSDKAFTAINCGAIPSDLIESELFGHEKGSFTGAHARRIGHFEASNGGTLFLDEIGDMRFDMQVKLLRVLEERTIVRVGSSDVRSVDIRLISATHQDLGDAIADGKFREDLFFRLGVVVIQVPSLAARVEDIPALIRHFQRKMPADAKCRYDEGAIAVLMQHAWPGNVRELRNFVERASVLHSGETLGAEDVAILLNPTAVLAPRPAFTSGPAAVPADDDDHLAAAHVAKMPAPGRPIDLKREIETIELEQIHNAPDLADGIISEAARLLTLKRTTLIEKMRKYGVQQQAA
- a CDS encoding FliM/FliN family flagellar motor switch protein, giving the protein MSLEPKPVDASAKQAADAKASLLLRKAETGYAFPVLDSVGNQFARSLRDLIRALGAPTVQIEREAAVQMRFADWCQAVTPGLFWRYHAPPLKGPVLLAAARPLLLQLVDIFYGGKGQLAAEREDLTDAEERFAARFGRDMGQQLAAAWKMGIEPELDCVTSDPAKLAAVRADDELLVQRFTLRGGVFEGRTILCAYPQAALRGIAGAEPVPELRDAPAIDPVWTATLNGALKTVRLPVRSVLARPEISLVKLLSLEVGDIIPLTIPRNVPVTVAGRSFASGGIGESNGNAAILIETIEKGSDDD